From the Solanum lycopersicum chromosome 10, SLM_r2.1 genome, one window contains:
- the LOC101257116 gene encoding serine/arginine-rich splicing factor SR45 isoform X2, which yields MAKPGRGRAASPSGSSSRSRSRSRSRSRSYTPSNSRSSSSRSPSRSRSRSRSISSSSSASRSASSRSPSRRPPSQRKSPAGVSKRGRSPPPPPESKKASPPPRKVSPIPESRVIHVDQLSRNVNENHLKEIFGNFGEILHVQLAIDHVVNLPKGFAYVEFKTRIDAEKAQLHMDGAQIDGKVVHARFTLPERKKAASPPRAVATSSRRDAPRTDNAPVDVEKDGPKRQQELSPRRKPASSPRRSPIGRRGSPRRGPDSPVRRRANSPFRRGSPPPHRRRPASPMRRRSPSPPLRRHRTPPRGSPRRIRGSPVRRRSPLPPRRRSPRRARSPPRRSPIGRRSRSPIRRPLRSRSRSISPRRGRGAAARRGRSSSYSSSPSPRKGPRKISKSRSPKRRPLRGRSPSNSNSSSSPPRKP from the exons ATGGCGAAACCAGGTCGAGGCCGTGCGGCTTCACCGTCAGGCTCGTCTTCTCGTTCCCGGTCTCGTTCCCGTTCCCGGTCTCGCTCTTACACTCCTTCAAACTCTCGCTCCTCAAGTTCGCGTTCTCCATCTCGATCTAGATCCCGCTCCAGAtcaatttcttcatcttcctctgCTTCCCGGAGTGCAAGTTCTCGCAGCCCTAGTCGTCGCCCTCCATCTCAACGAAAAAG CCCTGCTGGAGTATCTAAGCGAGGCCGCTCGCCGCCACCACCACCAGAGTCTAAGAAAGCTTCTCCACCTCCAAG GAAAGTATCTCCTATACCTGAGTCGCGTGTAATTCATGTGGATCAACTCAGCAGGAATGTCAATGAAAACcatttgaaagaaatatttg GTAATTTTGGTGAAATTCTGCATGTGCAGTTGGCCATTGATCATGTT GTTAATCTTCCCAAAGGGTTTGCTTATGTTGAGTTCAAGACTAGAATTGATGCTGAGAAAGCCCAACTACACATGGATGGT GCTCAGATTGATGGGAAAGTAGTTCATGCCAGGTTTACCCTTCCTGAGCGAAAGAAGGCTGCCTCACCTCCAAGGGCTGTTGCAACTTCCTCAAGAAGAGATGCTCCGAGAACCGATAATGCTCCTGTTGATGTGGAGAAAGATGGACCAAAACGGCAACAAGAGT TATCTCCTCGTCGAAAGCCTGCTTCTTCACCTCGGAGGTCCCCTATAGGACGAAGAGGGTCTCCTAGACGTGGGCCAGATTCTCCTGTTCGCCGTCGAGCAAATTCTCCTTTTAGGCGCGGCAGTCCACCACCCCACAGGAGGAGGCCTGCATCTCCCATGAGGCGCCGTTCACCATCCCCTCCACTAAGACGTCATCGGACACCTCCTAG GGGCTCTCCCAGAAGAATTCGTGGCAGTCCTGTTAGAAGACGTTCTCCCCTTCCGCCAAGGCGTCG TTCTCCACGACGTGCTAGAAGTCCACCCAGAAGATCTCCGATTGGTCGTCGGTCCCGTTCACCTATTAGAAGGCCTCTCCGGTCACGATCAAGATCCATTTCTCCTAGGCG GGGAAGGGGTGCAGCTGCAAGACGTGGGAGGTCATCATCCTACTCTTCTTCTCCCAGTCCTCGCAAG GGACCCCGCAAGATTTCAAAGAGTCGCAGTCCTAAGAGAAG GCCTTTAAGAGGGAGGAGCCCCAGCAACAGTAACAGCAGCAGTTCACCACCTCGTAAGCCCTAG
- the LOC101261167 gene encoding uncharacterized protein At4g15545 codes for MSLDSSSDSSRSPGPDFHLSDEILSVIPTDPYDQLDLARKITSMAIASRVTKLESETGRLHQKLNDKDRVIVELQDKVSQLEKACHENELRLQFTCEDNMKLTKERDSLAMTVKKMARDLAKLETFKRQLVQSLSDDNSSPAETVDIGTYDQSTHKAYSLKEEVNSYAVHHSSNGSMDSTVINDDASKRALQSYSMSPYITPRFTPTGTPKIISTSVSPRRYSVAGSPQRMSGANSPTNSQYEGRGSMSSFFPSSQQSSAANSPPKSRPLPGQTPRIDGKEFFRQARSRLSYEQFSAFLTNIKELNAQKQSREETLKKSEEIFGTENKDLYLSFQGLLNRSAR; via the exons ATGTCGTTGGATAGCAGCAGCGATAGTAGCCGGAGTCCCGGGCCGGACTTTCATCTTTCCGATGAAATACTATCGGTCATTCCAACGGACCCTTACGACCAGTTGGATCTTGCTAGGAAGATTACTTCCATGGCTATAGCGTCTCGTGTTACCAAACTTGAGTCGGAGACGGGGAGACTTCATCAGAAGCTTAACGACAAGGATCGGGTCATTGTGGAGCTTCAGGACAAGGTCTCTCAGCTCGAGAAGGCTTGTCACGAAAACGAATTGCGGTTGCAATTTACTTGTGAAGATAAT ATGAAGCTTACGAAGGAGAGGGATTCATTGGCCATGACAGTAAAGAAAATGGCTCGAGATTTAGCAAAG TTGGAGACTTTTAAAAGGCAATTGGTGCAGTCTCTTAGTGATGATAATTCATCG CCAGCTGAAACTGTTGATATTGGCACTTACGACCAATCTACCCATAAGGCATATTCCTTGAAGG AGGAGGTGAACAGCTATGCAGTACACCATTCTTCCAATGGTTCTATGGACAGCACAGTAATTAATGATGATG CCTCAAAGCGAGCTTTGCAAAGTTATTCCATGTCACCCTACATAACACCGCGTTTTACTCCAACTGGGACTCCCAAAATAATCTCCACTAGTGTATCTCCTAGAAGATATTCTGTTGCTGGATCTCCTCAGAGGATGTCTGGCGCCAACTCTCCAACAAACTCTCAATATGAGGGACGTGGTTCAATGTCGTCTTTTTTCCCATCAAGTCAACAGTCATCAGCAGCTAATTCCCCTCCCAAGTCACGCCCATTGCCAG GTCAAACTCCTCGAATTGATGGGAAGGAGTTCTTCCGACAAGCTAG GAGTCGCCTATCCTATGAGCAGTTCAGTGCCTTTCTGACCAACATTAAGGAATTAAATGCACAAAAGCAGTCTCGTGAG GAAACTTTGAAAAAATCAGAAGAGATTTTCGGAACGGAGAACAAAGATCTTTATCTGTCATTCCAAGGTTTGCTTAACCGTAGTGCTCGGTGA
- the LOC101257116 gene encoding serine/arginine-rich splicing factor SR45 isoform X1: MAKPGRGRAASPSGSSSRSRSRSRSRSRSYTPSNSRSSSSRSPSRSRSRSRSISSSSSASRSASSRSPSRRPPSQRKSPAGVSKRGRSPPPPPESKKASPPPRKVSPIPESRVIHVDQLSRNVNENHLKEIFGNFGEILHVQLAIDHVVNLPKGFAYVEFKTRIDAEKAQLHMDGAQIDGKVVHARFTLPERKKAASPPRAVATSSRRDAPRTDNAPVDVEKDGPKRQQELSPRRKPASSPRRSPIGRRGSPRRGPDSPVRRRANSPFRRGSPPPHRRRPASPMRRRSPSPPLRRHRTPPSRGSPRRIRGSPVRRRSPLPPRRRSPRRARSPPRRSPIGRRSRSPIRRPLRSRSRSISPRRGRGAAARRGRSSSYSSSPSPRKGPRKISKSRSPKRRPLRGRSPSNSNSSSSPPRKP; encoded by the exons ATGGCGAAACCAGGTCGAGGCCGTGCGGCTTCACCGTCAGGCTCGTCTTCTCGTTCCCGGTCTCGTTCCCGTTCCCGGTCTCGCTCTTACACTCCTTCAAACTCTCGCTCCTCAAGTTCGCGTTCTCCATCTCGATCTAGATCCCGCTCCAGAtcaatttcttcatcttcctctgCTTCCCGGAGTGCAAGTTCTCGCAGCCCTAGTCGTCGCCCTCCATCTCAACGAAAAAG CCCTGCTGGAGTATCTAAGCGAGGCCGCTCGCCGCCACCACCACCAGAGTCTAAGAAAGCTTCTCCACCTCCAAG GAAAGTATCTCCTATACCTGAGTCGCGTGTAATTCATGTGGATCAACTCAGCAGGAATGTCAATGAAAACcatttgaaagaaatatttg GTAATTTTGGTGAAATTCTGCATGTGCAGTTGGCCATTGATCATGTT GTTAATCTTCCCAAAGGGTTTGCTTATGTTGAGTTCAAGACTAGAATTGATGCTGAGAAAGCCCAACTACACATGGATGGT GCTCAGATTGATGGGAAAGTAGTTCATGCCAGGTTTACCCTTCCTGAGCGAAAGAAGGCTGCCTCACCTCCAAGGGCTGTTGCAACTTCCTCAAGAAGAGATGCTCCGAGAACCGATAATGCTCCTGTTGATGTGGAGAAAGATGGACCAAAACGGCAACAAGAGT TATCTCCTCGTCGAAAGCCTGCTTCTTCACCTCGGAGGTCCCCTATAGGACGAAGAGGGTCTCCTAGACGTGGGCCAGATTCTCCTGTTCGCCGTCGAGCAAATTCTCCTTTTAGGCGCGGCAGTCCACCACCCCACAGGAGGAGGCCTGCATCTCCCATGAGGCGCCGTTCACCATCCCCTCCACTAAGACGTCATCGGACACCTCCTAG CAGGGGCTCTCCCAGAAGAATTCGTGGCAGTCCTGTTAGAAGACGTTCTCCCCTTCCGCCAAGGCGTCG TTCTCCACGACGTGCTAGAAGTCCACCCAGAAGATCTCCGATTGGTCGTCGGTCCCGTTCACCTATTAGAAGGCCTCTCCGGTCACGATCAAGATCCATTTCTCCTAGGCG GGGAAGGGGTGCAGCTGCAAGACGTGGGAGGTCATCATCCTACTCTTCTTCTCCCAGTCCTCGCAAG GGACCCCGCAAGATTTCAAAGAGTCGCAGTCCTAAGAGAAG GCCTTTAAGAGGGAGGAGCCCCAGCAACAGTAACAGCAGCAGTTCACCACCTCGTAAGCCCTAG